In a single window of the Deltaproteobacteria bacterium genome:
- a CDS encoding DUF3570 domain-containing protein: MRLQLIAAAAAAAWWAAAPARAQTVADARSELSGALRVYADDDRVTVVTPSAAAVVPLAERWLVDVNVAVDVVSAASVDVVTAASPVDVRERRYEVDAGAAFAPRADRELRVRAIGSHENDYDALRASLGGRVEVARRNATIDVAYTYAADRAGMRTDPDFERTRTGHELALSFTQIVDRRTYVDLVAEAHRYDGYHASPYRSVPVVDPASPQILRVDEVTPAVRTSAAALVRVRRALEWPARWYGRADYRLYVDDWDVVSHTAEAGAIVPLADRAELGVRLRGYAQSAAEFYRPVYQTPAPAFRTRDRKLGPMRSLYADWTIRVGWFIASAGVARWWYLDDPAQSGRLAVIASAGVAVPLAEEDR, translated from the coding sequence ATGCGGCTGCAACTGATCGCGGCCGCCGCGGCCGCCGCGTGGTGGGCGGCGGCGCCCGCCCGCGCTCAGACCGTGGCGGACGCGCGCAGCGAGTTGTCCGGCGCGCTGCGCGTCTATGCCGACGACGATCGGGTCACCGTCGTCACGCCGTCGGCGGCGGCCGTCGTCCCGCTGGCCGAGCGGTGGCTCGTCGACGTCAACGTCGCGGTCGACGTGGTGAGCGCGGCGTCGGTCGACGTCGTCACGGCCGCGTCGCCGGTCGACGTTCGCGAGCGCCGCTACGAGGTCGACGCCGGTGCGGCGTTCGCCCCGCGAGCCGATCGCGAACTGCGGGTGCGCGCGATCGGCTCGCACGAAAACGACTACGACGCGCTGCGCGCATCGCTGGGCGGTCGCGTGGAGGTCGCCCGGCGCAACGCGACGATCGACGTCGCGTACACGTACGCGGCCGACCGCGCGGGGATGCGCACGGACCCCGATTTCGAGCGCACGCGGACCGGCCACGAGCTGGCGCTGTCGTTCACCCAGATCGTGGATCGGCGCACGTACGTCGACCTGGTCGCGGAAGCGCACCGGTACGACGGCTACCACGCCAGCCCTTACCGCAGCGTGCCCGTCGTCGATCCGGCCTCCCCGCAGATCCTCCGCGTCGACGAGGTCACACCGGCGGTGCGCACGTCGGCGGCGGCGCTGGTGCGGGTCCGCAGGGCGCTCGAGTGGCCGGCGCGCTGGTATGGCCGCGCCGACTACCGCCTGTACGTCGACGACTGGGATGTCGTGAGCCACACGGCCGAGGCCGGCGCGATCGTGCCGCTGGCGGACCGCGCGGAACTCGGGGTTCGATTGCGCGGCTACGCGCAGTCGGCGGCGGAGTTCTACCGGCCGGTGTATCAAACGCCGGCGCCGGCGTTTCGCACGCGCGACCGAAAGCTGGGGCCCATGCGGTCGCTGTACGCCGACTGGACGATCCGAGTCGGCTGGTTCATCGCCAGCGCCGGCGTGGCGCGGTGGTGGTATCTCGACGATCCCGCGCAATCGGGACGTCTCGCGGTGATCGCGTCGGCCGGGGTCGCGGTGCCGCTCGCCGAGGAGGACCGATGA
- a CDS encoding DUF4266 domain-containing protein: MSMKSIARAAAVAAVCCAAAGVSGCARVAPYQRETLARRQLQQPPYPQLERRAQHMFAVREGTRGASGAAGGGCGCN; this comes from the coding sequence ATGTCGATGAAGTCCATTGCCCGCGCCGCCGCCGTGGCCGCCGTTTGCTGTGCGGCAGCGGGCGTGTCGGGGTGCGCCCGCGTCGCACCGTACCAGCGCGAGACGCTCGCGCGCCGGCAGTTGCAACAGCCACCGTACCCTCAACTCGAACGCCGCGCGCAGCACATGTTCGCCGTGCGCGAGGGGACGCGCGGCGCCAGCGGCGCCGCGGGAGGCGGATGCGGCTGCAACTGA
- a CDS encoding cytochrome c, whose translation MMRATRLVAVVVATGAAAAACDASGERPAIVVSPDMAFSIPYDPYDPNPNTPTGQTLLAPPEGTMPVDGEWFPYGAGRDEQARAGRELTNPIPADRAEIQRGKHVFDTFCAVCHGAGGAGDGTVIGTGRFPNPPSLVADHARGLPDGALYHIITKGQGIMPSYAVQVRPADRWRAIRYIRTLQGGGK comes from the coding sequence ATGATGCGCGCGACCCGTCTTGTCGCCGTGGTCGTCGCGACCGGCGCGGCGGCCGCCGCGTGCGATGCCAGCGGCGAACGACCGGCCATCGTCGTGTCTCCGGACATGGCGTTCTCGATTCCGTACGATCCGTACGATCCCAACCCGAACACGCCCACGGGCCAGACGCTGCTCGCGCCCCCCGAGGGCACGATGCCGGTCGACGGCGAGTGGTTTCCCTACGGCGCCGGGCGTGACGAACAGGCGCGCGCCGGGCGTGAGCTGACCAATCCGATTCCGGCGGACCGCGCCGAGATCCAGCGCGGCAAGCACGTGTTCGACACGTTCTGCGCCGTGTGCCACGGAGCGGGCGGCGCCGGCGACGGCACGGTGATCGGCACCGGCCGGTTCCCGAACCCGCCGAGCCTGGTCGCCGACCACGCCCGCGGCCTGCCGGACGGCGCGCTGTACCACATCATCACGAAGGGCCAGGGGATCATGCCGTCGTATGCCGTTCAGGTGCGCCCGGCCGACCGGTGGCGCGCGATTCGTTACATCCGCACACTCCAGGGAGGTGGCAAGTGA
- a CDS encoding DUF3341 domain-containing protein has protein sequence MRTMSSRIHTLAFDDPEVTLEAVKRLRAEGFSVVDVHSPFPVHGLEDALGWRETRLPWATFAGGALGVTVGLSLALYVHTVSWPLNIGGKTNTAIPGIVPVVFELGVLLAAFGTVIALLALGRLWPRLRPERGPGQPTPRVTDDRFVVLVAERDASFSPARFRALAEELRPTEVVEAWEVK, from the coding sequence ATGCGCACCATGAGTAGCCGGATTCACACGCTGGCGTTCGACGACCCGGAAGTCACGCTCGAGGCCGTCAAGCGGCTGCGCGCCGAGGGCTTCTCGGTGGTCGACGTCCACTCTCCGTTCCCCGTTCACGGGCTCGAAGATGCGCTCGGCTGGCGCGAGACGCGGTTGCCGTGGGCGACGTTCGCCGGCGGCGCGCTCGGCGTGACGGTCGGGCTGTCGCTTGCGCTGTACGTGCACACCGTGTCGTGGCCGCTCAACATTGGCGGCAAGACGAACACCGCGATCCCCGGCATCGTCCCGGTCGTGTTCGAACTCGGGGTGCTGCTGGCCGCGTTCGGCACGGTGATCGCGTTGTTGGCGCTCGGGCGGCTGTGGCCGCGGCTGCGGCCGGAGCGCGGCCCCGGGCAGCCGACGCCGCGCGTGACCGACGACCGGTTCGTCGTCCTCGTCGCCGAGCGGGACGCGTCGTTTTCTCCCGCGCGGTTCCGCGCGCTGGCGGAGGAACTGCGGCCGACCGAGGTGGTCGAGGCGTGGGAGGTGAAATGA
- a CDS encoding hydrogenase, which yields MSATATHAGGHAAVADAEPLVLGDPSYTKVTADIAAPLERRAGIGWWIAFLLSATALGIGVVCAWITIATGIGTWGINRTVGWGFAITNFVFWVGIGHAGTLISAILLLLRQRWRTSIARAAEAMTIFAVICAGLFPIMHMGRPWYAYWFMPYPNTRGSLWQNFRSPLLWDMFAISTYFTVSLLFWYVGLIPDFGTMRDRARGLKKKIYGWLSLGWNGSARTWQRYEKASLMLASLATPLVVSVHTVVSFDFATSVIPGWHTTIFPPYFVAGAVFSGFAMVITLLTITRKVMGLEAYITDRHLELMSKVLLLTGMIVGFAYTTELFIAWYSGNPYEQFTFMNRAFGPYAWAYWLMFSCNVFVPQIFWFKRFRRSVPVLFVASLLVNVGMWFERFNIVVTSLHRDYLPSSWSMYAPSLIEVGIFIGSFGLFFTAYLLFTRVAPVVAFHEVKHTLAQQREDAHHE from the coding sequence ATGAGCGCGACTGCAACGCATGCGGGCGGCCACGCCGCCGTCGCCGATGCCGAGCCGCTGGTGCTCGGCGATCCGAGCTACACGAAGGTCACCGCGGACATCGCCGCGCCGCTCGAGCGCCGCGCGGGCATCGGGTGGTGGATCGCGTTCTTGCTGTCGGCCACCGCGCTCGGCATCGGCGTCGTGTGCGCCTGGATCACGATCGCAACGGGTATCGGGACGTGGGGCATCAACCGCACGGTCGGTTGGGGCTTCGCGATCACCAACTTCGTGTTCTGGGTCGGTATCGGTCACGCCGGCACGCTGATCTCGGCCATCTTGCTGCTGCTGCGCCAGCGGTGGCGCACGTCGATCGCCCGCGCGGCCGAGGCGATGACCATCTTCGCGGTCATCTGCGCCGGGCTGTTCCCCATCATGCACATGGGCCGACCCTGGTACGCGTACTGGTTCATGCCGTATCCGAATACGCGCGGGTCGCTGTGGCAGAACTTCCGGTCGCCCCTTCTGTGGGACATGTTCGCGATCTCGACGTACTTCACGGTGTCGCTGCTGTTCTGGTACGTCGGGTTGATCCCGGACTTCGGCACGATGCGCGATCGCGCCCGCGGGCTGAAGAAGAAGATCTACGGGTGGCTGAGCCTGGGGTGGAACGGGTCCGCGCGGACGTGGCAGCGGTACGAGAAGGCGTCGCTGATGCTCGCGTCGCTGGCGACGCCGCTGGTCGTGTCCGTCCACACCGTCGTGTCGTTCGACTTCGCGACCAGCGTTATTCCCGGCTGGCACACGACGATCTTCCCGCCGTACTTCGTCGCCGGTGCCGTGTTCAGCGGCTTTGCGATGGTGATCACGCTGCTCACGATCACCCGCAAGGTGATGGGGCTCGAGGCCTACATCACCGACCGGCACCTCGAGTTGATGTCGAAGGTGCTGCTGCTCACCGGGATGATCGTCGGCTTCGCCTACACGACCGAGCTGTTCATCGCGTGGTACAGCGGCAACCCGTACGAACAGTTCACGTTCATGAACCGCGCGTTCGGACCGTACGCGTGGGCGTACTGGCTGATGTTCAGTTGCAACGTGTTCGTGCCGCAGATCTTCTGGTTCAAGCGGTTCCGCCGGTCGGTCCCCGTGCTGTTCGTGGCCTCGCTGCTGGTGAACGTCGGCATGTGGTTCGAGCGGTTCAACATCGTCGTCACGTCGCTGCACCGCGACTACCTGCCGTCGTCGTGGAGCATGTACGCGCCGTCGCTGATCGAAGTCGGCATCTTCATCGGCAGCTTCGGGCTGTTCTTCACCGCGTACCTGCTGTTCACCCGCGTCGCACCGGTCGTTGCGTTCCACGAGGTCAAGCACACGCTCGCGCAGCAGCGGGAGGATGCGCACCATGAGTAG